AACTTTCCGACTCGATGGCATCCCTCCCGCTCCTCGTGGTCTGCCTCAAATCGAAGTGGTTTTCGACATCGATGCTAACGGTATTTTAAATGTCACCGCTAAGGATAAAGGTACAGGAAAAGAACAATCGATCAGCATCACCGGCGCTTCTACCTTGCCGCAAAATGAAGTGGAACGCATGGTAAATGAGGCAGAATCGAACGCCGCGGCTGATAAAGAACGTCGCGAACGCATTGAACGCAAAAATCAAGCTGATTCCCTGGTTTATCAAGCTGAGAAGCAGTTATTCGAGTTAGGCGATAAGGTTCCCCCATTAGAGAAAACGAAAGCCCAAAAGTTGATTAAAGAACTGAAAGAAGCGATCGCTCAAGAGGATGATGGTAAGATCAAAGTAGCCCTACCGGAATTACAACAAGTCCTCTACGAGATCGGTACCCGTATCTATCAGCAAGCAGCCCCTAGCAATCCCACCGGTGGCAATAACAATGGCCCCTCTGGTGGTGCTGGTGGTGGCGATGATGTCATCGATGCGGAATTCTCCGACACTAAATAAAAATTAAGTTCCTAGCTCCGACAAGGACACAAGTTAACTTGTGTCCTTTTTTCATTGCGGCTTTCTTACAGATAAGGCTGTTACTGAAAATTAGGACTAAACTTAAGTAAACCATCTTGGAGAACTAAGATTAAGAAAATGGAAATTTATCAATTTAGCCAACGCCAGACAATTATTATTGCTATTCTAGTCCTCTATCTCGGTAAGTATTTAAGCCAAAATATCAAATTTCTACAAGATTATAACATTCCTGATGCCGTTGCTGGTGGTGTCTTAGCTTCCTTATTTTTCGGTCTATTTTTTGCTGTTTTTAAATGGCAAATCGAATTTACCCTCAATGTTCGGGATGCCCTGTTAATCGTTTTTTTTACTACTATCGGGCTGTCCTCAAAACTAAAAACCCTGCTGCAAGGGGGGAAACCCTTGCTAATTTTATTGATAACCGCGGTGGTTTATCTCATTCTACAAAATTTAGCCGGGTTAGGAGTGGCAAAAGTGATGGGATTGGATTTACGCATCGGTTTGATTGCTGGTTCCGTTTCTTTGAGTGGCGGTCACGGGACTGCCATTGCTTGGGCTTCTATTTTTCGTGATAATTATGGCATCGCCAAAGCATCAGAAATCGGTATAGCCAGTGCTACTTTTGGGCTAGTTTTAGGGGGAATTATTGGCGGACCGGTGGCTAAATGGTTAATTACTAGAAATCGACTGCGAGCCAATAATCAGGACCAAGATTTAACGGTGGGAATTAAACAAAGCCAGAGGAATGTCAATATCGATTACAATACAATGCTCCATTCAATCTTGGTGATTGGTTTAACTATCGGTTTAGGTAATCAGATTAACTACTGGGTAACTCCCCTTGGTTTAAAATTACCGGATTTTGTCACCTGTTTATTGGCAGGAATTATCCTGACTAATACCGTACCTTTGCTATTGAAACGCTTTCCTTGGCCCGCTAATACGCCCTCTTTAGCCTTAATTTCTGATGTTAGTCTCGGTTTATTCCTATCAATGTCCTTGATGAGTTTACAATTATGGACATTGATCGATTTGGCCGGACCGATTGCTATCCTGTTATTAGTGCAGTTCTCACTCAGCATTATTTATACTGTTTTACTGGTCTTTCCCGTAATGGGAAAAAACTATCATGCTTCAGTAGTTTGCGCCGGTTATTTGGGTTTAACTCTAGGGGCAACTCCCACAGCGATCGCAAATATGACAGCAGTAACGGAAAATTTTGGGGCTTCTCCCCAAGCATTTATTATTGTTCCTTTGGTGGGGGCATTTTTTATTGATTTGTCTAATGCTTTTGTCATCCAGCAATTTTTGAATTTTCTGACTTAAA
This Microcystis wesenbergii NRERC-220 DNA region includes the following protein-coding sequences:
- the gltS gene encoding sodium/glutamate symporter; amino-acid sequence: MEIYQFSQRQTIIIAILVLYLGKYLSQNIKFLQDYNIPDAVAGGVLASLFFGLFFAVFKWQIEFTLNVRDALLIVFFTTIGLSSKLKTLLQGGKPLLILLITAVVYLILQNLAGLGVAKVMGLDLRIGLIAGSVSLSGGHGTAIAWASIFRDNYGIAKASEIGIASATFGLVLGGIIGGPVAKWLITRNRLRANNQDQDLTVGIKQSQRNVNIDYNTMLHSILVIGLTIGLGNQINYWVTPLGLKLPDFVTCLLAGIILTNTVPLLLKRFPWPANTPSLALISDVSLGLFLSMSLMSLQLWTLIDLAGPIAILLLVQFSLSIIYTVLLVFPVMGKNYHASVVCAGYLGLTLGATPTAIANMTAVTENFGASPQAFIIVPLVGAFFIDLSNAFVIQQFLNFLT